The Nocardia vinacea genome contains the following window.
CTGACCGCGCCGCGGGCTTCTGTAGTGATCCAGTTGGGTGGGCGGATCCAGTGGCTTGCGCTGTGCCGGTGGGCTGGTCAGTTGTGTTGGGTCGGGCGGAATTTCCGGCCGACGCCGAATCTGGTCGCTGCCCCTGCGGGGCGGACCGTGCGGCGGAGCGTCGCATTGATTCGGATGAGCGCACGGACTCGGCGGTTTGCGATGAGGCACGGGGCTGAGCCGATGTGGCCGGTTGTGGCGACCCTGCCAGCTGTCCCCGCGCGGCGGAATGCTGCATTGATTCGGATGAGCGCACGGACTCGGCGGCTTGCGCTGAGGCGCTGAGCTGGGCAGATCTGGCGGGTCGGGGTGTGCCGACGCGTTGGCCGGTCGGGGTGGGCTCGGATTTCGCGGTCGGCTCGCGCAGGGCTTCCAATCCGGCCGGAGCGGTGGACGGAGGCTCGGCGGTGGGAGTGCCGCTGATGCGGGCTCGGGTGGCTGCGGATGTTCCGGTTCGGCGGGCGGCTATGCGCAGGACGAAGCCGCTGCCGGGGACAATGCCGGCGCGCAGGTCGGTGCGTGGGAGTTCGTGTATCGGGAAGGCGGCATCGGCGCCAACCGTGATCCGGCGCACCGGCTCTCGCACGATTTCGTCTACCCAGGTGAACGCGCGGGCTCCGGACAGTCGCCGGGTTCCCTCCGCGCCTTGGATCTCCGCGCTGACCTGCCCGCGCAGCAGAATGACGGTGCCGTCGGCCGTCGGTGCGATGACGCCGAACGGTGGCGGTTCGGAATTGCCGGCGAAAATAACCGAGGCCAGCCGCTGCGCGATCGCTGCCCCGGGATGGCGTGTATCGGCCACGGCCTCGATCGCACCGAGTATCCGGTCCGTGGAAGGGGTTTCGCCCGCGAGATACACGACAACCGCACCGAAGCGTGCGATCAGACCATCGCCCGGCGCAATCCCCACCGTCGACGCGTCATTCCGCACTCGCGCCTCCTTCCCGGACCACTACCGGCGTCCAGCATAGAACGTGCCCAGCACCCGACACCGGCCCTCGACGAACGGCAAGCGCGCACCCGCAGTGATCCTTACCCGCCTTGATCGCTGGCGTGTCGTGCATCACTCGATGCCGAGAAGTCGAGTTCCCTCGGTGCTGCCCGCTGCGAGCCGGCAAACCGTTGCGTGTGAGCTCGTGCGCCAGCAGGTGAACTTCGGTGTGCTGAGCGATCGGCGGGGGAATCCCGTTGAGCTGCATCCTGGCGGTGCGTGAGCCCGCACGAACAGCGAGGTCAACTCGCAGGGTCAGCCGGTGAACTCGGACGCGTGGTCTGTGAGCCAGGTGGTGAAGGGCCTGGCCTGGCCGGTGGTGAGGGTGGTGACGGTATCGGTGATCGGGGTGGGGACACCGTCGCAACGGCGCCAGTAGTCGAGGAGGCCGTCGACGTAGTGGGCGGGGATGAATTCGGCCATCTCCTGTTTCCACGCGTCGGGGGTGACGTGGGCGATGGTTGCGGTGCGGCCGGTGATCTTGCCGATCAGATCGATCTGGGCGGTGAACGTCAAGGTCTGCGGACCGGTGAGGGTGTATACACCACCACGGTGGTCCGGTTTCGTGAGTAGCGCATGGGCGCACTCGGCGACGTCGAGTTCGTGGATCGGATCGGTGTAGGCATTCGGGTAAGGGAGGCTGACCGGGCGGTCGGCCTTGATCGCGAACGACCAGCCGCGGGCATTGCCCGCGAAGGCGCCGGGGCGCAGCACGGAGACGGTCATCGGTGCGTCGGCGAGCCCGAGTTCGGCGTCGAGATGGGATTTCGCGACCGGATTGGTGGCGGCATCGGGATCGAGCACCGCGGACGAGGACAGCAGCACGATGTGATCGACTCCGGCTTCGGTTGCGGCGGAGACGAATTCGGTGATGCACTGGGGTTCGGCATACAAGAATACCGAAGTGACGCCGTCGAGTGCGGCGGCGAAGGTGGCCGGGTTGCGGAGGTCGCAGCCGACGGCGGGCACTCCCGCGGGAAGCTGCTCGGGTCGACCGGAACCAACGCGGACGGCGTGGCCGTCGGCGCGTAGCAGGGACAGGAGATTGGTGGCGACCGCGCCGCGGCCTCCGGTAATGAGAATCATGAGAAGTCCTCGGGTCGAAGGTGATTCAGTGCTGCGGGTCGGCCTGGGCATGTCGCGGTAGCAGTCGCACCAGACCGAGGCTGATCAGCGTGATGGCGGTGACGAATACGAGACTGGCCGTGAGCGCGTGCGCCGCACCGGAGCCGACCGTGTGGAAGTACACCGTGGTGATGGTGGCGGCGCCGATCGCATTGGCGAGCTGCTGTACGGCGGAAAGGGATCCGCTACCACTGCCGGTCTCGGACGGTTCGATATCGCCGATGGTGACAACGAAGATGCTGCCGAAGCAAGTGCCCATACCGAGGCCGAGCACGAGGATCGCTACGGCGAGAGCCCAAGGTGCAATACCGATTCCGGTGGTGAGTGCGAGAATCAGTAGCAGGCCGGTGCCGAAAAGGGTGATCAATAGGCCGATCAGGATGAGATTGCGACCGAGTTCGGCCAATAATCGGTGCGCGGCTATCGACGCGATGATGATGCCGACGGCCAGCGGCGCCAGGCCGAGCGCGGCTTCGGTCGGGCGATAACCGAGGCCGTTCTGCATGAACAGCGACAGCACGTACAACAGCCCGGAGACCGCGGCGAAGAAGACGAGTCCGAGGATCAGACCCGAGGTGAAGCCCCGGTTCCGCAGCAACGTCGGCTCGATCAGCGGAGCGACCGCGGTGACCTGCCGACGGGCGAACAGCGCGAAGGCCGCGGCTCCCGCCGCTATGGACGCGAACGATGAAGCGGTCCAGCTGTGGGCCGAGCCGTCGATCAGACCGAATAGTGTGCCGAGCATCGCCGCGGCGAGCAGAACAGCGCCGAGTACATCGATGGTGACGGTGCGATCGCCCTGTTCGGTTGGCAGCAGGCGATAGGCGGCGGCGAATGCGAGCCCGCCGAGCCCGATATTGATCAGGAACATGGTGCGCCAGCCGAGACCGAATAGATCGGCATCGACGAGAAATCCGGCCAGGATCGGTCCGCATACTCCGGACAGGCCGAGGGCCGGGCCGAAAACGCTGAATGCCTTGCCGAGCTGTTCACGGGGAAAGACACTGGTCAGGATGCCGAAACCCTGCGGGATCAGCATCGCGCCGAAGGCACCCTGTACGAGCCGCGCGGAGATCAGCGTGGTCGGATCGACGGCGAGGCCGCAGGCGATCGAGGCGAGGGTGAAACCGGCCAAGCCGATCAGGAACAACCGGCGTTTGCCGAAGCGGTCGCCGAGTCTGCCGCCGACGACGAGCAGAACGCCGAGGGAGAGGGCGTATCCGGCGCCGAGCCACTGGATCAGCGCTGGTCCGCCGTGTAGTTCCCGTGCGATGGTCGGCGCGGCGATATTGGTGATGGTCGAGTCGAGTAGGTCGAGGATGTCGGCCGCCAGAATTACGGACAATATCGCCCATGTCCGGGCGCTGACCTTGGTATCTGGTGGTGCTGCTTGCTGTGTTGGGGTGGTCATGTCCAGCTCTCGAGGAAGAAGTATCGGAAGCGAACATCGATCGTTACGAACCCTGTTCGATCCAATCGAACCATATGGGCCGAACAACGTTCGTGTCAAACGCTGTTCGTCGAGGCGTATGCTCCGGGATATGAGCGCCACACCCGTCAGCCGCCGGGCCCGTCCCGCGAAGGCACCCCTCAGTCGTGACGTCATCATCGAAACCGGTCTGCGCATCCTCGACCGCGACGGCTTGGCCGCCCTCACCATGCGACGCGTCGCACAGGACCTCGATACCGGTGCGGCCTCGCTCTACGTCTACGTCGCCAACCGCGACGACCTGATGGCCGCCATGCTCGACCAAGTGCTCGGCACGGTGCCCGAGCCGACCGGCGACACCTGGCGCGACCGCCTCACGACACTGGTCGAGACGACCGTGGAGGCGATGTCCAAACACGAGGGGCTCGCACTGGTCGCGCTCGGCTCGATACCGACGAGCCCGAACGCCCTGCTGATCGTGGAGCGGCTACTTGCCCTGCTCGCCGAGGGGGGAGTGGACCCGCAGACCAATTCCTGGGCCGTCGACCTGATCTACCTGCACATATCCGCGCAGGCCGTGGAGCAGAGCGCGTACAACACCAAGGACACCAACGAGCAGGACTACATCGCCGAGGTCGCCCAGCACTTCGCCGAATTACCCGCCGACCGATATCCGACGCTCGTGGCCATGCGCGAACAGATGCTGGCGGGCGGCGGCGACGATCGATCCCGCTGGGCGCTGCGTGCGCTGGTCAATGGCATCCTGGCGACTCCGGTCGAATGAATGCCGTGGGAGAATCACCCATGCGGATGATTCGACCGGCGGTCGAGGACGACCTGCCGACACTGCAAGATATCGAGCGTGTGGCGGGCAAACCATTCGCCGACATCGGCATGATGGCCGTTGCCGATGACGACCCGCCGTCACTGGATACGCTCCGGGAATTCCAGCGGGCGGGCCGCGCCTGGATCTATCCCGATGACGCGGGCCGCCCGATCGGCTATCTGATCCTCGGAATCGTCGACGGTAACGCCCACATCGACCAGGTCTCGGTGGATCCGGATCATGCGGGCAAGCGGATCGGCAAACGGCTTATCGACTATGCCGTGCGCTGGGCGAAAGCCCAGGGGATGCAGGCGATCACGCTGACCACCTTCATCGATGTGGCCTGGAACGGACCGTACTACGAACGCCTCGGCTTCCGCTTCCTGGCCCCCGCCGAGGAGACCGCGGAACTACGCGAAATTCGAGCCGCCGAGGCCGCGCACGGCCTCGACCTCTGGCCGCGCGCCTCCATGCGAGCCGAACTCGACGCCTGGCAACTGGACTGACGGAGCTAATGCTGCCGCGCGAAGGCGGCCTCCGCTGCGGGCAGTGCCGCCGCGCGGTCCTCGGGGACGAGTCCGATCCGGGTGCGACGGTCCAACAGATCGTCGGTGTCGAGGGCGCCTTCGTGGGTGATCGCGAAGGCGAATTCGGCTGCTGTGACGTCGATTCCTGGTGCGACCTGGTCGGCGAGAACAGGGTTGCGGTCGACTAGTCGGAGTACGGACGCGGATTCGCTGCCGTAGCGCTCGACCAGCACGGTCGGCGCGGTGATGCGGTCGCGAGCGGCGCCGGAGACCGCGCCCACCAACGGAAGTCGCCTGGTAAGGCACGGCCCAGCGGTGAGGTTGGCGTGCGCGACCGCCGCATCGACGGCGTCCTCGGCCATCTGGCGGTAGGTGGTGAGTTTGCCGCCGACAATGGTGATGACGCCGGTGGGTGAGCGCAGGACCGCATGTCGACGGGAGATGTCGGCGGTGCTGTTATCGGCCGTCCTCAGCAGCGGGCGCAGTCCGGCGTAGGTGCCGCGAATATCGCTGCGGGTCAATGGCTCCCGGAGTGCGGTGTTGATGGTGTCGAGCAGGAAATCGATTTCGGCTTCGGTGGGCTGCGGTTCGTCGGGGACCGGGCCGGGGGCATCCTCATCGGTGAGGCCGACGTAGACCCGGCCGTGCGCGGCGGGAAAGGCAAAGACGAAACGGCTGGTGCTTCCGGGTACCGGCACGGTCAGCGAGGCGGTCAGACCGCCGAATGATTCGGCATCGAAGACCAGGTGGGTGCCGCGACTCGGACGGAGTTCGATGCTCGGGTCGACTTGGTCGGCCCAGACGCCGGTGGCATTGATGACGGTGCGCGTCCGGATGGACATCGTGTCGCCGGTCAGGGTGTCACGTAGGGAGGCCGAATCTCCGGTCACGTCAAGGGCTTCCACGCGGGTAAGGACTGTCGCGCCCTGTGCGGCCGCAGTACGAGCCAGCGCCACTACCAGCCGCGCGTCGTCCACCAGCTGTCCATCCCAGGCCTGCAGTCCGCCACGCAACCCGTCGCGACGCACGGTCGGCGCCAACCGCAGCGCTTCGGCGGTGGCGACTTGACGCGAACGCGGCAGTGTCGCAGGCGAAGTGCCCGCACTGCGGCGCAGCACGTCTCCGGCGACGAAGCCCGCACGGATCAAAGTCTGTTGTGCGATACCGATTTCCGGAAGCAGCGGCACCAGCTGCGGCAGGGGGCGAACGAGATGCGGTGCGGTGGTGGTGATCAGAATTCCACGTTCGACCGCACTTTCGTGTGCGATGCCGACCTGCCCGCTGGCCAGATACCGGAGTCCGCCGTGCACCAGCTTCGAACTCCACCGGCTCGTGCCGAACGCCAGATCGTGCCGCTCCACCAGCACGGTTCGCAGCCCGCGCGCGGCGGCGTCGAGCGCCGCACCGGCACCGGTCACGCCGCCGCCGATCACCAGCACATCGATTTCTCCGCCGTCGCCGAGCAACTGCAGCTCACGGTTGCGGCGTCCGGCATTCAGCGCAGAATTGCCGTGGGTATCAGCCGAATTCGCAGTCATTACAATCCTTTTCGATGGCGTACCGATGGCCGAAGCATTCGGTCATTGCAATGGGCTTCGTCATTGCGCCTTCTCGACGGGAGCCAGGTAACCGTCGATCGCACGGGCCAACTCGGTATCCAGCGCCGGCCCGGCCAGCAGCGGCGCGACGGTACCGGCCGACTGCACCGCCGACTGCGCGATGAGCAGCAGCATCGTCGCCATCTCTTCCGGATCACCCGCGCGAATCGTGCCGTCCCGGTGGCCTTCCCGGATACCCGCGCTGAACAGCTCGATCAGCGCGCGCTGGTTGCGTCCGAGGCGGCCGAAGACATAGGTCAGCATCAGATCGGTATCGGTGCGAAAGATCTTGCCGAACAACGGATTCGAGCGAATCGTCGCCGCACCCGCGACCACGCCCTCGACCAGCCGGGTGCGCGCATCGCCCGCGGCCGGCATGGTATCGGCGACGATCGCGCGCAGTTCGCGCACCAGCAGTTCGGCCACCAGCGATCCGGTATCGGGCCAGCGCCGGTAGACGGTCGGCCTGCTGACACCGGCGCGGCGGGCCACCTCGGTGAGAGTGGTGCGGCGCACCCCGAACTCCTCCACGCAGGCCCTGGCCGCGTCGAGGATCGCGAGATCGGTCGCCGAAAGCGCGTCATCGGGGGTGGACGCTGCGGAGGTCATCGGGTATCACCACCGGGTGTCGGCGGCACCGAAGTGCCGGGAAAACGAGTGCCTATGCGTTACTGCTTGACAGTATATGTCAAACTGTAACGCATGGTCGAGACGCAACAGCACACCGACGAAATCGGATCGTCCGCGACCGGGGCGCCCGCCGCAAACCCGGGCGCGTCGACGTACGCGGCGAGTATGGTTTGGGACGCCTGGGGCATCCCCGCCGGACACAAGCCGCTTTCGGCTTCGATTCGGAACCTGTTGACGCAAGTATTCGGAGTGTCCGGTGACCCGGTGGCGCGCCGCGATGAGGGCGATGTGCCGCTACGCGAGTCGACGCTGACGCCGACTCAATGGGACGGGTTGGTCGCGGTGGTCGGCGTGGGCAGCATTTCGGTCGACCACCACGATCGTCTGCTGCATGCGGGCGGTAAGAGCACCCCCGACCTGCTGCGCCGTCGCGCCGCTGATCCGCAGGACGCCCCCGATGCCGTCGTCTTCCCCGCCGATCACGAGCAGGTGCTCGCGGTGCTCGGTTACTGCGCCGACAATGCCATCGCGGTCGTTCCCTTCGGTGGCGGTACCAGCGTGGTGGGCGGCGTCGATCCGGTCCGCGGTCGCTTCGACACCGTCATCGCGCTGGATCTGCGCCGCCTGGACGGTATCTCGGAGATCGACCCGGTCAGCGGCACCGCCACCCTCGGCGCGGGACTCACCGGTCCCAAGGCCGAGGAACTGCTTGCCGCCCATGGACTTTCGCTCGGTCATTTCCCGCAGAGCTTCGAATTCGCCAGCATCGGCGGATTCGCCGCAACCCGGTCCTCCGGTCAGGCATCGGCGGGCTACGGCCGCTTCGACGACATGGTCCAGCGCCTCGAGATCGCAACACCCAGCGGCACCATCGAACTCGGCCGCGCACCCGCCTCCGCCGCGGGGCCGGACCTACGTGAACTGTTCGTCGGGTCCGAGGGGGCGCTCGGCGTGATCACCGGGGTCACGCTGCGGGTGCATCCGGCGCCGGAGACCATCGGCTACCAGGCCTGGTCGTTTCCGGACTTCGAAACCGGCGCCGCCGCACTGCGTTCGGTGGTGCAGGCAGGTGCCGCGCCCACGGTGTTGCGGTTGTCCGATGAGGTCGAAACCGGCGTCAACCTGGCGCGCTCCGCCGATATCGGCGGCGAGGCGGTGGCCGGTTGTCTGGCCATCACCACCTTCGAAGGCACCGAGGCGCATGTAGCGGCCCGCAGCGCGGAGGCGGGCGCATTGCTCGCGGCGGCCGGCGGGAATGCGCTGGGACAGACCCCGGCCGAGGAATGGGAGCACGGGCGTTTCGCCGCGCCCTATATGCGCGATGCGCTGCTCGATCTCGGCGTGTTGTGCGAAACCCTGGAAACCGCGACCACTTGGTCGAATCTGACCGAGCTAAAGGCGAAGGTGACTGCGGCACTGACGGATTCGCTTGCCGAGCAGGGCACCCCGCCGCTGGTGATGTGCCACATCTCGCACACCTATCCGACCGGAGCGTCGCTGTATTTCACCGTCATCGCCAAGCAGTTGGACGATCCGATCGCCCAATGGCACATCGCGAAACGTGCGGTCGGTGACGCGATCGTAGCCGCGGGCGGCACCATCACCCACCATCACGCGGTCGGCACCGACCACCGCCCCTGGATTCCGGGGGAGATCGGCGATCTGGGCGTGCGCGTACTGCGCGCGGTGAAGCGGGAATTGGACCCCGCGGGCATCCTCAACCCTGGAAAGCTGATCCCGTGATACAGGATTCGCGCCTGGTGCGTGCGGTCACCGTGGTGACCAACCCACAGTCCGGTGTCGGCAGAGGGCACGAGGTGGCCGCGGCCGCGCTTGCGCGCTTCGTCGCACAGGGCGTCGAGGTCACCGAGGTGCGGGCACCTTCGCCCGCCGAATCCGTACGTCAGGTGCGGGATTCGATCACCGGCAGCACCAAGCCGGACGCGGTGGTCTGCATCGGCGGCGACGGGTTGATGAATGTCGTACTGGAAGCCATCGCGCAGACCGGCGTGCCGCTCGGTCTGATTCCCGCTGGCACCGGCAACGATCTCGCGCGCGAAATCGGCGTGCCCACCGACGACCCCGTCGCGGCCGCGGACCTGATCCTGGGCGGTCGCACCCGCACCATCGACCTCGGCCGCATCGAATCGCCCGCGCCCGGATTCACCCCCAAGTGGTTCGCCACCGTGACCGGCACCGGCTTCGATGCGCGAGTCACCCTGCGCGCCAACGATATGCGCTGGCCCAAGGGTCCGCTACGCTACACCTTCGCCGCACTGGCCGAGATATCCGGCCGCTTCACCGTGCCGTACCGAATCGAGCTGTCCGGTGTCGTGCCCGGCGCACTCGACAATCCCGACGCCGACAACGTCATCGAGACCGATGCCGTCATGGTGGCCATCGGCAATACCCGCACCTACGGGGGCGGCATGCTGGTCTGCCCGGACGCGGTAATGGACGACGGGCTACTGGATCTGACTGTCGTAGGAGCGGTTTCGCGTCTGGACATGCTCCGCCTGCTGCCCGCACTGTCGTCGGGTAAACGAATCGATCACCCGAAATCCAAGCAGTATCGCGTCGCCCAGGTGACCCTCACCGCGCCCGGCGCGCCCGCCACCGCCGACGGCGAACCGGCAGGCACCCTCCCCGTCTCCCTCCGCGCGGTCCCCGGCGCGCTTACCGTGCTGGTTCCATGATTGCTACTGGTCAAGATGCGAAACTGACCCGGCTCATGCGGTCGATGGTGGTCCGGTCGAGGACGACCGTCGACACGGGCTCGGGCGGTGGTGGACGGCCGGAGTCCACGGCGCGGATGAGGCGATCCCAGCGTCGGCAATGCAGGGTGAAGAAGACCGGATTGATCCGGCGTCCGCGGGCGTGCTGACCGGCGCGCGCGACACCGGCGGGCACATCGAGCAGGATCAGGTGTAACTCCCGGCCGTAGCGCGTCGCCCAGCGGCCGATCATTCGTCTGGCCCACCCGAAGGTGGCGCAATCATGGATAACCACCGGTCCGGTACCGTCCCGCAGCGCGGCCCGGATTCCGGCGTAATGCGCCACATGCACCACCGGCCGCCACAGCGGATACGGGAGCCGACCGAGCTTGTGCCGCCATCGATTTCGGGAATGGTGCGAATCCAGCACCACCGAGCCCCCGGGACCCCGATGCGGCCCCTCGGCATCGGCCTGCGCGCCGAAGAACAATCGCAACGCCGTACTCTTGCCCGCCCCCGGAATACCGGCCACGAGCAGTGCAGACCTCGCTGGATACCGCAGTTCCTCGATCGTGCGGCCGCGCAGATCGTGCACGGAATCCGGTGTTACGACGCGGATATCGGGGAGCCGCGGTTGCGAACCGGGATAAGGCGAATCAAGCGGAGGGTTCACCTCTTCCAGGCTCCCTAGCCAGATTGGATTCGGCAACAGGGAAAGCCCTGATTCTTGCTGGGTATTTCTCCGGGCATCGGACGCGCCGTCAGGGCGGGAGAAAGTGCCGTTCCGGTGACCGCGTAGTGAACGCGCCACGAAGCTGAGAATTAGTTGTGGATTCGGGGCTCGGGCTGGTTTCGGCGGTAGGCTCTCGAGGTGTAGGCGGAGTCTTCGGTGTCCCTCATCCACCGAAGACCCCGCCGCTTTTATGCCCCGGCCCTTTTATGAGCTCAGCGGGTATCCCACTAGAATGCCGGGGTGACCAGCGCAGCCCCTGACAACCCGCGTAATCGTGCCGATGCCCTCCCCAAGAGCTGGGTTCCCAGCGAGGTGGAGGCCGAGATGTACGAGCGCTGGGTAGCGGCTGGCTACTTCGCCGCCGATCCTGCCAGCGACAAGCCCGGTTACTCGATCGTGCTGCCCCCGCCGAACGTCACCGGCAGCCTGCACATGGGCCACGCGCTCGACCACACCCTGATGGACACCCTCTCGCGCCGCAAGCGCATGCAGGGTTACCAGGTGCTGTGGCTGCCGGGCATGGACCACGCGGGCATCGCCACCCAGACCATCGTGGAGAAGCAGCTCGCGGTCGACGGCAAGACCAAGGAAGACTTCGGCCGCGAACTGTTCATCGACAAGGTCTGGGACTGGAAGCGCGAATCCGGCGGACAGATCCAGTGGCAGATGCGCGCGCTCGGCGACGGCGTCGACTGGAGCCGCGACCGCTTCACCATGGACGACGGGCTCTCGCGGGCCGTGCAGACCATCTTCAAGCGCCTATACGACGCGGGTCTGATCTACCGGGCCGAGCGTCTGGTCAACTGGTCGCCGGAACTGCGCACCGCCATCTCCGATATCGAGGTCAAATTCGAGGATGTCGAGGGCGAGCTGGTTTCGCTGCGCTACGGCTCGCTGAAAGACGATGAGCCGCATGTGATCGTGGCCACGACCCGGGTGGAGACCATGCTCGGCGATACCGCGGTGGCGGTGCATCCGGAGGATCCGCGTTATAAGGATCTGATCGGCAGCACCCTCGAGCATCCGATCACCGGACGTCAGATCCCGATCATCGCCGATGACTACGTCGATCCCGAATTCGGAACCGGCGCAGTGAAAATCACGCCCGCGCACGACCCCAACGACTTCGAGATGGGCCTGCGGCACAATCTGCCCATGCCGAACATCATGGACGAGCGTGCCCGGATTATCGGCACCGGAACCGAATTCGACGGTATGGACCGGTTCGAGGCGCGGGTCAAGGTGCGCGAGCGGCTCGCGGCCGAGGGCCGGATCGTCGCCGAGAAGCGGCCGTACCTGCACAGCGTCGGACATTCCGAGCGCAGCGGCGAGGCGATCGAACCGCGGCTCTCGATGCAGTGGTGGGTCAAGGTGGAGTCGCTGGCCAAGGCCGCCGGTGACGCGGTTCGCAACGGCGACACCGTGATTCACCCGGCCAGCCAGGAGCCGCGCTGGTTCGAATGGGTCGACAACATGCACGACTGGTGCATCTCGCGGCAGCTGTGGTGGGGCCACCGCATCCCGATCTGGTACGGCCCCGATGGCGAGGTGGTCTGCGTCGGTCCGGACGAGACCGCCCCCGAGGGCTGGGTGCAGGACCCGGATGTGCTCGACACCTGGTTCTCCTCCGGCCTGTGGCCCTTCTCCACCATGGGCTGGCCCGATTCCACCGAGGAGCTCCAGAAGTTCTATCCGACAAGCGTTCTCGTCACCGGCTACGACATCCTGTTCTTCTGGGTGGCCCGGATGATGATGTTCGGCACCTTCGTCTCCGACGATCACGTGCTCACCGCGGGCAAGGGCGGCGCGAAGCAGGTGCCGTTCAAGGATGTGTTCCTGCACGGCCTGATTCGCGATCAGTACGGCAAGAAGATGTCCAAATCGCGTGGCAACGGCATCGACCCGCTGGACTGGATCAACTCCTACGGCGCGGACGCGCTGCGCTTCACGCTGGCGCGCGGTGCACAGCCCGGCGGTGACCTCTCGGTCGGCGAATCGCACGCCCTCGCCTCGCGCAGCTTCGTGACCAAGCTGTTCAACGCCACCAAGTTCGCGCTCATGAACGGCGCGCAACCGGGCACGCTGCTCGATCGCGCCGAACTCACCGACGCCGACCGCTGGATCATCGATCGGCTCGAACAGGTTCGCGCCGAGGTGGATTCGGCTTTCGACGTCTACGAATTCGGCAAGGCGTGCGAGGCGCTGTACCACTTCGCCTGGGACGAGCTGTGCGACTGGTATCTGGAACTGTCCAAGGTGCAGTTCGCCGCCGGTGGTTCGCGCGCCGAGTCGACCAGCATTGTGCTCGGCAATGTGCTCGATGCGGTGCTGCGGCTGCTGCATCCGGTCATCCCGTTCGTCACCGAATCGCTGTGGCGGGCGCTGACCGGCGGCGAATCCGTCGTCGTCGCCACCTGGCCGGAGGCCACCGGTGTGGCCACGGATGTGACCGCCGCACAACGGATTTCGGATGCACAGCGCTTGATCACCGAGATCCGTCGCTTCCGCAGCGATCAGGGGCTGGCCGATAAGCAGAAGGTGGCGGCCAAGCTGATCGGCCTGGATAACGCCGGCCTCACCGAACTGCACGATTCGGTGACCAACCTGGCCCGGCTCACCCAGCCCGGTACCGAATTCGCGGCGACCGCCTCGGTTGAGGTGCGCCTGAGCGGGTCCACCGTGACGGTCGAGCTCGACACCTCCGGCGCGGTCGACCTCGATGCCGAACGCCGCCGCCTGGAGAAGGATCTCGCCGCGGCCGAGAAGGAATTGGCGACCACCA
Protein-coding sequences here:
- a CDS encoding valine--tRNA ligase, which translates into the protein MTSAAPDNPRNRADALPKSWVPSEVEAEMYERWVAAGYFAADPASDKPGYSIVLPPPNVTGSLHMGHALDHTLMDTLSRRKRMQGYQVLWLPGMDHAGIATQTIVEKQLAVDGKTKEDFGRELFIDKVWDWKRESGGQIQWQMRALGDGVDWSRDRFTMDDGLSRAVQTIFKRLYDAGLIYRAERLVNWSPELRTAISDIEVKFEDVEGELVSLRYGSLKDDEPHVIVATTRVETMLGDTAVAVHPEDPRYKDLIGSTLEHPITGRQIPIIADDYVDPEFGTGAVKITPAHDPNDFEMGLRHNLPMPNIMDERARIIGTGTEFDGMDRFEARVKVRERLAAEGRIVAEKRPYLHSVGHSERSGEAIEPRLSMQWWVKVESLAKAAGDAVRNGDTVIHPASQEPRWFEWVDNMHDWCISRQLWWGHRIPIWYGPDGEVVCVGPDETAPEGWVQDPDVLDTWFSSGLWPFSTMGWPDSTEELQKFYPTSVLVTGYDILFFWVARMMMFGTFVSDDHVLTAGKGGAKQVPFKDVFLHGLIRDQYGKKMSKSRGNGIDPLDWINSYGADALRFTLARGAQPGGDLSVGESHALASRSFVTKLFNATKFALMNGAQPGTLLDRAELTDADRWIIDRLEQVRAEVDSAFDVYEFGKACEALYHFAWDELCDWYLELSKVQFAAGGSRAESTSIVLGNVLDAVLRLLHPVIPFVTESLWRALTGGESVVVATWPEATGVATDVTAAQRISDAQRLITEIRRFRSDQGLADKQKVAAKLIGLDNAGLTELHDSVTNLARLTQPGTEFAATASVEVRLSGSTVTVELDTSGAVDLDAERRRLEKDLAAAEKELATTTAKLGNEAFLAKAPDQVVDKIKGRRDVAEGEVARIGARLAELSGK
- a CDS encoding AAA family ATPase, with amino-acid sequence MNPPLDSPYPGSQPRLPDIRVVTPDSVHDLRGRTIEELRYPARSALLVAGIPGAGKSTALRLFFGAQADAEGPHRGPGGSVVLDSHHSRNRWRHKLGRLPYPLWRPVVHVAHYAGIRAALRDGTGPVVIHDCATFGWARRMIGRWATRYGRELHLILLDVPAGVARAGQHARGRRINPVFFTLHCRRWDRLIRAVDSGRPPPPEPVSTVVLDRTTIDRMSRVSFAS
- a CDS encoding FAD-binding oxidoreductase gives rise to the protein MVWDAWGIPAGHKPLSASIRNLLTQVFGVSGDPVARRDEGDVPLRESTLTPTQWDGLVAVVGVGSISVDHHDRLLHAGGKSTPDLLRRRAADPQDAPDAVVFPADHEQVLAVLGYCADNAIAVVPFGGGTSVVGGVDPVRGRFDTVIALDLRRLDGISEIDPVSGTATLGAGLTGPKAEELLAAHGLSLGHFPQSFEFASIGGFAATRSSGQASAGYGRFDDMVQRLEIATPSGTIELGRAPASAAGPDLRELFVGSEGALGVITGVTLRVHPAPETIGYQAWSFPDFETGAAALRSVVQAGAAPTVLRLSDEVETGVNLARSADIGGEAVAGCLAITTFEGTEAHVAARSAEAGALLAAAGGNALGQTPAEEWEHGRFAAPYMRDALLDLGVLCETLETATTWSNLTELKAKVTAALTDSLAEQGTPPLVMCHISHTYPTGASLYFTVIAKQLDDPIAQWHIAKRAVGDAIVAAGGTITHHHAVGTDHRPWIPGEIGDLGVRVLRAVKRELDPAGILNPGKLIP
- a CDS encoding YegS/Rv2252/BmrU family lipid kinase: MIQDSRLVRAVTVVTNPQSGVGRGHEVAAAALARFVAQGVEVTEVRAPSPAESVRQVRDSITGSTKPDAVVCIGGDGLMNVVLEAIAQTGVPLGLIPAGTGNDLAREIGVPTDDPVAAADLILGGRTRTIDLGRIESPAPGFTPKWFATVTGTGFDARVTLRANDMRWPKGPLRYTFAALAEISGRFTVPYRIELSGVVPGALDNPDADNVIETDAVMVAIGNTRTYGGGMLVCPDAVMDDGLLDLTVVGAVSRLDMLRLLPALSSGKRIDHPKSKQYRVAQVTLTAPGAPATADGEPAGTLPVSLRAVPGALTVLVP